The Solibacillus sp. FSL R7-0682 genome includes a window with the following:
- a CDS encoding pre-toxin TG domain-containing protein, with translation MTKVGGKVAVAYTSFKEGGYKGVISAGLDFIPIVGNAKALVEAAIGRDPITGRKLESWERGASAAAILGGPLVKGVKHGAKLGAKAISGGTSSSKKTVNLAKSPTPTNPTKQQAPSQAKKEASATTAPPAKSNQNAKGIDKTRPSWRQSEIDVGKEYPGYRDQVSYKDGKEVSHGTKNSSRPDFYINGHSIEVKNYNLTTSSGRSNLIRNVSKQVNKRMSDLPENTKQTVIIDVRGQNVSRDVLRDVKQKINERTNGVPEIIYKMD, from the coding sequence ATGACAAAGGTCGGCGGAAAAGTGGCCGTTGCGTACACGTCCTTTAAAGAGGGCGGCTATAAAGGGGTAATCTCAGCAGGATTAGACTTTATTCCGATAGTAGGAAATGCGAAAGCATTGGTAGAAGCGGCAATTGGAAGAGATCCGATCACCGGTAGAAAGCTGGAAAGCTGGGAGCGCGGAGCATCAGCCGCTGCTATTTTAGGCGGCCCACTAGTAAAAGGGGTAAAACATGGAGCAAAACTAGGTGCAAAGGCTATTTCAGGAGGTACATCAAGTAGCAAGAAAACAGTAAATCTGGCCAAGTCCCCAACACCAACGAATCCGACAAAGCAGCAAGCACCGTCTCAGGCAAAGAAGGAAGCAAGTGCAACAACGGCACCACCTGCGAAATCTAATCAGAATGCTAAGGGTATAGATAAAACTAGACCGTCATGGAGACAGTCTGAAATTGATGTAGGAAAAGAATATCCTGGATATCGTGACCAAGTATCATATAAGGATGGTAAGGAAGTAAGTCATGGCACTAAAAATAGTTCGAGACCAGATTTCTATATAAATGGTCATAGTATAGAAGTTAAGAATTATAACTTGACTACTTCTTCTGGGAGAAGTAACTTAATTAGAAATGTTTCAAAGCAAGTAAACAAACGGATGAGTGATTTACCTGAAAACACTAAACAAACTGTTATTATTGATGTTAGGGGACAAAATGTCTCAAGGGATGTTTTAAGGGATGTTAAACAAAAAATAAATGAAAGAACAAATGGTGTACCAGAAATTATTTATAAAATGGATTAG
- a CDS encoding immunity 70 family protein: MAVGVLVDCFYYELGHSDFVHSFFSTISYHLEKDGWGTKYPLLMNELYNNKLSFNDVTVAKTNLIEIEQQLTKFPPEHIVWDIDDVSIKPPWGETISPKVTSLANYFATADGKTFFEVILTAMGVAEEDKCDMKLHKL; the protein is encoded by the coding sequence ATGGCAGTAGGAGTATTAGTAGATTGTTTTTATTACGAATTAGGGCATAGCGATTTTGTACATTCATTCTTTTCAACAATCTCATATCATCTGGAGAAAGATGGATGGGGGACGAAATACCCGTTATTGATGAATGAATTATATAATAACAAATTAAGTTTTAATGATGTCACTGTCGCAAAAACTAATTTAATTGAAATTGAACAGCAATTAACAAAGTTCCCTCCAGAACATATTGTATGGGATATTGATGATGTATCAATAAAACCACCATGGGGGGAGACAATAAGTCCAAAAGTCACTAGTCTTGCTAATTATTTTGCAACAGCTGATGGTAAAACATTTTTTGAAGTAATACTTACAGCGATGGGTGTAGCAGAAGAAGATAAATGTGATATGAAACTTCATAAACTTTAA
- a CDS encoding helix-turn-helix domain-containing protein, whose protein sequence is MLKERDLSQRELARMTGLRPNTISHLCSDNVDRVYLTTIETVCKVLEINIQELIEVE, encoded by the coding sequence ATCTTGAAAGAACGAGACCTTTCACAACGTGAATTGGCACGTATGACAGGGCTTCGCCCCAATACAATCAGCCATCTTTGTTCAGACAATGTGGACAGGGTTTATCTAACAACGATAGAAACGGTATGCAAAGTGCTAGAAATCAACATTCAGGAGTTAATCGAGGTGGAGTAA